Genomic DNA from Brassica rapa cultivar Chiifu-401-42 chromosome A04, CAAS_Brap_v3.01, whole genome shotgun sequence:
TGAGAGTTTGGTTAGGTTAAGTATATTTAGGAAACTACCAACGAGCTCATTTCGGGAAAGGTCTAAATAGGAAAGCATGCTTAGGTTGTTAAAAGATGAAGGAAGTTGACCGATGAAGCCATTAGAGGAGAGAGATAAAACCTCTAGTTTGTTGAGATTTCCGAGTCCTGAAGGGAACGAAGAGGAGGTGAAGTTGTTGTAAGAGAGATTGAGGTAACGAAGATGATGAAAACGGAAGAGGCTACTGTTGGGATTCAGAGTTCCACTGAGGCAGCCACTCGGTAGTTGTAGCTTAGTGACCTCGCCTGTCTTGTTATCGCACCGGATTCCATTGAAGTAGTCAGTTTGGTTGCAAACACTGGAATCAAACTCGTTCTTGAACCGTGTAAGGGCTTGGATATGGTGGGGATGACAAGCAGAAAGACCAACAACAGGGTTTTCTACAATGAAGATGCTCGACACAGAGACACGACAGAGGAGTAAGAGTGCCGAGAGAAAACTCAAAAGCAGTTGCGAACCGGACATTGTGGCCATCGCGCACCAAAACTTTTGAGATGAAAGTGTTTACTCAAAATATGATTTGGCATTGGAGCTGTCCAGTTTACTTATATCTTATAGTTGCATGTTTACCGATAAGTCTTGCCGTCGTGGTAGCGGCGTTAGCTTAAAAGTCTTTCTTGACTTGGACTAATTGCCATAAAGTCTTCCTAGTGGGATCCAAGTGCGGGTCTTTCTTGACCTTTAGTACTTACTAATAATGGTCTTTGTTGACTATTATAGAACTCTATTATTGGTGATGTTTACCCTTGTTCCACACGGTACCATTGTCAGCATTCCCAAATCAAACTCGAGAACAAAAGTACTAAAACTTCTATTTTGTTAAAACTGCCGAGTGCAGAAGAGGGGATGAAGTTATTAGAAAAAAGGTAACGGAGATGATGCAAGCAAGAGGCTGTTATTGAATTTTCAGAGTTCCAGTGAGGCTACCCACTTGGTATACAGTATACTTGCTGTTAGAACACTTCATTAAGGATGTTGAAAATTCAAGATTGGTATGTGCTAGGTCATGGTGACGTAATTTTATTGTATGTGCGAATCATTTTAACGAAATCCTCTTTAAAAGGGGTGTATTCAATATAACATCTAaggtgatttgatttttaataaagttttaGATGATTTCAATAAGTTGCAGagatttatatgatttttgttaaagCACTCTAAAATATAACCTAAAATCATGAAATTtgagttttaattattttaactaagaaactcAACCCAAACACCTTAAAATAACCGGAAAACTTTAAAACTCTATAATTTTTCAATAACTGTAGATTTTAGAATACTCTACGAAATGTTAAGTTTAATAATACTgaattttaaattagtttttaaaattcatgtttgaataatagtgaatttgtcattttaatacaaatcatcTAAAATTCTCAATTGAATACACATATGAGGTTATTCTTGTTGACTTGTTGGCCTTTTTGGGAATaacttttatagaaaaaaaaacgacTTTCCTTTTAGTATATACGGTAAAaggcaaaaaataaaaacaatgtatttatcttcgtaatattttaattaaagtaACTAAATTGACTAAAATTTTAGAAACCCACattgaaaaaggaaaatagcTATTAATTGGAAATAACTCCTTTTCCATACCTTATTTGTCTATATAAGAAATAGAGAGCGCAACCCTAAGAGTAAAACCCTAATTAATTTCTATACGGAAACAATGACGATGATCACTGATCTTTCGTTGGATTTGGTAGAGGAGATACTCTCTAAGGTTTCGTTAACTTCTCTCAAAGCCGTAAAATACACTTGCAAAGGATGGAACACTCTTTCCAAAGACGAGAGCTTTACAAAAAAACACTCAGCCATAGAGTTTCCGGTGTTCTTGACCTGTAAAGCTTATCGTTTTCAAAGAAGATTTAATCTCCACAGAATCCATAACATCAAAGACTTGCCATGTATAAAGGAGACAGGTGAACTACATAGTCCTATCGGTTTATATATAGTCAACCAGTGTGACGGCTTATTGTTATGCCTCGATGAGGGTAACAGGCAAAGGCTATTTGTATGGAACCCGTATTTGGCTCAAACCAGATGGATTGAGCTCAGAATTAAGAGGACCATAACAGATCAGTGTGCTGTGGCTTTTCTATGAGTATGACAATAATGATAATGTCAAGCATGAAATCTACGATTTTAAGTCTAGTTCATGGAGGGTTCTTGATATCATCACTCCTAGAAATTTTAAACGGATATGGAAGAGAGGTGTGTCCTTGAAGGGAAATAGTTACTTTGCTGTTGATGGGAAAATATTATGTTTCGATTTTACTAGAGAGAAATTTGGACCCTTTTTGGATCTACCATTTGAAACTCATAATAAGATTCCATATTCTTGTGTCAGAGGAGAGCAGCTTGCGGTGCTATTTCAAAGGCACCTATATGAATTGGTGATATGGATTACAACTGAGATTAAGCCTGATGCAGTGTCATGGAGCAGTTTCTGTAAAGTTGATATGAAACCTTTTCTTGGAGACCATGGGTTTAAAGTTGGCAGTTTCGTCATTGACAAGGAGAAGAAAGTAGCAGTGGTTTCTGGTGACTGCGAGGAACGTAGAGATCATATCTACAAGGGCCAATGTTATGTGGTTGGAGAGGATGGATGCTACCAAGAAAAAACGGATATGGAAGATATTGTGATCTCTTATGTTCCAAGTTTGGTGCAGCTCCAATAATTAAGGTCAATCAGTACCTTCATCATGAGGCAAAAGAAAAGGAGGAGATTATTAGTCATTTTACAATAGCTTGTTTGTTTCTTGCATCATCTCTTTTTATTCACTAATTATTGTTTTGAAAAAGCTTGGTCAAGTGCCTCAAACAAACATATGCTTGACTAGCCTGAAACTATACTTAATTACATTGTCGACACTCATGCACAAAATTACATTGAATCGTGCAAAAGCTTTGACATCTGTCAAGTTTCATAGATTTATGAGTACAATATAAGCGGTTTTGTGTTGTTAGTAACTTGATACATTCCTGGTCTGATTCTCAATTTGTGttacagttaaaaaaaaaaaaaaaactacgaaACTACCTTGTGATACTCACTTTCTTTGTAATCAACGTGGAGTTGGCGTATTAAGTAAACTCTTAAATTATTTGGTAGGCGTTTAAAAGATCATAGGTTCGTAACTTCGCATCTTGTTGGGAGAGATTTTTTCTAATACAAAGAGTTAATTTTAACTTGGTCTGGCCTCTTGGATATAGGGATGTACGTCATTTAACAAAAATCAGAGTTTTTATTCTCCTTAGAAGAGAAATGCATGATAAATATAGACAACATAGGTTGTGACTTGTGATCGTTCTGATTGTATTCACATTCCCTAGCTACGATGTTTCTGGCTTGTATACAGATAGCCATATGAGGACAAATCGAGCACTATATCAGTAAACATTAGGATCATTACAGCAATCTACTAATATGTAAGCAAACAGGCCACAGAAGATTAATCCTTTCTTGTTTATTAATTTGCCTAAGTGGCAGAGACAGAACATCTACACAGTATCTGATTCAAAATTTCAAAGCTAGATTATTAAAAccgaagtatatatataaaaggtgTTTGAGAAGAACAACACTGAAGGTTCTTGAAGTGCTTCAGAAATCAGAACAAAATGTGAATGCAATTATTCATAATCCTGCCGGAAATTACAGggatatttattatataaaaaaaaaaagaatctattAGGCAAACACTGGTGGTGTCAACAAGAAGCCAGCAAAGGTTGTTCAAAACAGACTCATCTCCTTCAAGGTGGATAGATATCATAACTCAGACAAGGATGTGCTTATTTTGCAgcttcaagtgcagaagctccAGAGATAATCTCGATAAGCTCTGTTGTAATAGAGGCTTGACGAGTCCTGTTGTAAGTAAGGGTGAGACGGTCAAGCATTTCTCCTGCGTTTCTGCTTGAACTGTCCATTGCAGACATTCTAGCTCCCATCTCACTACACGCATTCTCCAGCACCGCATTGAACATTACCTAAACGTAAGAGTATTATAATTAATTCCTTATATTTTCTAATCATTAATTAAGTTGGTATCTTCTTTGTTTACTTACACAAGAGAATTGGAACTCGGCCAGATTCTGCAGAATCTCCCCCTTTGTTTCACCGCCTTCAATCTCGTACGAGTCAAGCTCACCGAGTTTGCCTCCAACTTCAGATTCCTTTTCAATAATCTTtcaatgcaaaaaaaaacaagaacaaaatATGTGAGATATTAATCACAAATCGTAGTCTTGAGACATTTGACAATTGTGACATACCTCTGGCGACAAAACAGTGGCCACAGTTGGTAAAAACGCGACAACCGAATGGAACTTGTTGTAGACAATGCGCAAAGCATCAAATTCAACGTTCTTCAAGATGTCATCAGCTAGAACTGAGACCTGAACCAGCAAgtaaacataagaaaacatcaATACATAATACGAGAACGAATAAACTGGGGTGACCAACAAACATTTATGACCTTACCTGGGCATAATTGAGTGGATTCTTATTCAGCTCTGTTACAGTAAGGGAGATGTCGTTCTTTGAGTCACGGAACATTATAGCCTTTGCTTTCTCTCCGACAATAACAAACTTCACTTCCTTTTCAGGACCTGCAACGaagtaaaaacaaatatcaggGTGGAAAATTAGGGAAACAAAACCCATCGATAAAGCTTTCAAAACATACCAGCATTCAATTTGTACAGAGCCCTGCTCACTTTAACAACAGTGGAGTTAATTCCACCACAAAGACCCTTGTCAGAAGAGAGAGTGACCACCACACTCTTCTTCACATCAATACCTGGTTTCGACATTATGCAAGCGATAAAAATCATAAACACATCCAAAAGAACAACACAGGGATAGCAGCAAGAGAGGATGGGATATAAATTGATTAATATAAACTAGTCAAACCGTACTAGGATTATCTCCAAGAAGTGCGGTAAATGGCTGCCAGAGGCCACGGGAGTTCTCAGCTCTGCCTTGAACAGCTCTAAGCTTAGAAGCAGCAACCATCTTCATGGCCTTTGTGATCTTTTGGATGTTCTTTACACTCTTCATGCGGTTACGCACTGCATATAATAGAATAAAGAGAGACTCATGAATATTAGAACATCTTAGAAATTCCAAATTATCAGCTGAGACTTACCAACTTGAGTAGAGATAGATCGAACTCCAAGAAGTCCCTCCTCCCTACAAATACAAATGCAGATTAAAATCCTCACGATCCAAATACATTATCAACTCAATTGGCAACCTCACAAGCTACAGATCAAATTGATTTCATCTTGTGATTAGATTAAAACGAGATTCAAAAGAATCGTTAGCTGCACCTGCACGCACGAGAGTCATAGAGACCAAATGAAATTCAGGGAGAAATGCTAACCCTAACGATCACACAATCACAACACGCAAACATCAAAAGACTCAATCGAATTcacaagaagaagaatggaGAGAGATCTCACTGGTCAGAAGAAGCGAGAGGAGATCGGAGGGCAGCGATTGGGCGGAGGAGACGCCTCCCTTCGCGACGGAGAATAGACATAGCCATTGATCAaagattgatgatgatgatgataaattAAAACACACGATTTTCTCTGATCGGCGTTTCTTCTTACTCTTCTCGACTCGGATGATATGCTATTTGGCAAAAACAAGGGCTTTGTTTGTCAGAACACACACTTCCCACGACGTCGTTTTCGGATGATGACGACAAGTTTTCTCCTGAATTTAGTTTGGGCTCAACACAGGCTAATGCTGATACATCCTCGGCCCAAATTAAATACCAATTTTAGTTTTTTCGGCAATctcaaaagaaagaaatatgCAACTACGGTACGGTGATAATTTTGTTGTTAGTCATGTAAGAAAGTGGGGCTTTTTAAGATCACCATTAACCGGGTGCTTATTTTTAAATGGATAAGTGCTTGGTTGTTCCCACTGTTTGCGGGTCCCACTGACACGTGGCGGCCTGCAAttggttcattttttttttttcatcagacaaaaatcaaaaaaaaaaaaaattaaggtgCTAAGGTTAATTATGCCTTTATAAACTGCTTTCTCTCTTAACCAGACAAATTAACCAGGGTGCTAAGACAACGCATTTCTACAGGAAGAGGTCTGGGTTTCACTTCTCGGAGAAGACGAATTATGCAGAAAATTAGAGAAAACCTTTAAATAGAACATGATAATAGAAAAGTAATAACATTGATAATCACTTAACTCCATGTCTTCATATAAACAAACCTTCATTTCTTTTGTTGTCCTCAGAAcacataatattatttgatttacgaaatccaataaaaaaaagaaatcagagTTGTCTTCATGTAGTTGTATACCAAATAATGATGAAACACATCTCTCCCAAATAGTGGAGTCACCATCTTCCATGTCAATTTGTCAAAAAAACATGACGTACGTAATCTTCTCCATGACCATGGCGGTTtaagatttcttttttttgttccatAGAAATCGTGACCCTCTCAACGGATTCTCTTGAGGGAATAAACCACCATGCCTATCAAGCCATGGAAACACATCGACAAAACAAACCACCAAGCTTTATTTTTACCGGTAGATTACTCTCAACAATAATGGAGATAATAGACTCACCGATTAGGGAGAATAACGACTCATCAAAAATCTGATCCAAGCCTCCTAATTGCCCCATGAACCAAAGGATAATTGGAAAACTGTTTACCCGTAATGAAGACGTCATGCGATAGTGCCAAGAAGAGGAGAAACAGTGTGATGATAAAACGCGTTGCTTGATTTGATAACAAGTCAACG
This window encodes:
- the LOC103865419 gene encoding putative F-box protein At4g09790, encoding MEERGEQLAVLFQRHLYELVIWITTEIKPDAVSWSSFCKVDMKPFLGDHGFKVGSFVIDKEKKVAVVSGDCEERRDHIYKGQCYVVGEDGCYQEKTDMEDIVISYVPSLVQLQ
- the LOC103865241 gene encoding ATP synthase subunit gamma, mitochondrial; the protein is MAMSILRREGRRLLRPIAALRSPLASSDQEEGLLGVRSISTQVVRNRMKSVKNIQKITKAMKMVAASKLRAVQGRAENSRGLWQPFTALLGDNPSIDVKKSVVVTLSSDKGLCGGINSTVVKVSRALYKLNAGPEKEVKFVIVGEKAKAIMFRDSKNDISLTVTELNKNPLNYAQVSVLADDILKNVEFDALRIVYNKFHSVVAFLPTVATVLSPEIIEKESEVGGKLGELDSYEIEGGETKGEILQNLAEFQFSCVMFNAVLENACSEMGARMSAMDSSSRNAGEMLDRLTLTYNRTRQASITTELIEIISGASALEAAK